ACCAGAAATTATGGAAATGGGCGATTGGTCTTTAGATATTGTAGAAAAAGCACGTCGTACTGTACAAACTTTTGAGCCTGTAGGCGTTGGATCATTAGATAGGAAAGAATGTTTATTAGTACAATTAGAACAAATGGGTTGTGCTAGCCGACTAGCAACAAAGCTTGTTACTGGTTATTTAGACCGTTTACAACCTTATCGCTTGCTTGATTTAGCTAAAGAGTTAAATATTACCTTAGACCAATTAAAAGCTGAGTTAGAAGTAATTCGCAAGCTAGATCCATATCCTGGACGTAAGTATGCAATAAAAAATACTCAATATATTGAGCCAGAAGTTTATATTGAAAAAATAGATGATGAATACTATATACATTTTAATGATGATGGAATGCCTCAACTACGGATAAATTCAACTTATCGACGGATGTTAGAGGCTGGTGAAACTAGCAAAGAGACAAGAGATTATATAAAAAATCGGTTTCGTTCCGCAGTAGATTTACTAAAAAACATTGAACATCGCCGGCAAACCATTTATAAAGTATGTGAGTCAATTGTAAGAAGACAACGAGAGTTTTTAGATTATGGTACTCAACATATTAGGCCAATGATGCTAAAAGATGTTGCTGAAGATATAGAAATGCACCTTTCCACAGTTTCACGTGTTGTTAATGGTAAATATGCTCATACCCCTCAAGGAGTAATTGAGCTAAGAAGATTTTTTACCGAAGGAATGACTAACGATGATGGAGAGGAAGTTTCTACTAGAGTAATTAAATTACAGATTAAAAAAATGATAGAAATGGAAGATGCACGTAACCCTTTAACAGATGAAGAGATTGCA
The sequence above is drawn from the Blastocatellia bacterium genome and encodes:
- the rpoN gene encoding RNA polymerase factor sigma-54, with the protein product MSIKPNLSTSLRQQLVLTPQMRQRIELLGMTTLEMQDLVQTEILENPVLEIDETGPGETVESISTMDESLYAAENNAAPEIVPSERSTMTESMTESIESKTTNQENNYEEVDTDTDVNPDSFQEIDFGSTFEEYLDPGYKTYEHEERERPSFENMLTRPMTLSEHLLWQLNMSGLSGQSREAAEAIIGNLNDDGYLDATLPEIMEMGDWSLDIVEKARRTVQTFEPVGVGSLDRKECLLVQLEQMGCASRLATKLVTGYLDRLQPYRLLDLAKELNITLDQLKAELEVIRKLDPYPGRKYAIKNTQYIEPEVYIEKIDDEYYIHFNDDGMPQLRINSTYRRMLEAGETSKETRDYIKNRFRSAVDLLKNIEHRRQTIYKVCESIVRRQREFLDYGTQHIRPMMLKDVAEDIEMHLSTVSRVVNGKYAHTPQGVIELRRFFTEGMTNDDGEEVSTRVIKLQIKKMIEMEDARNPLTDEEIAERLAKEGMKMSRRTVAKYRDQMNIAGSRERRIVG